In the genome of Anabaena cylindrica PCC 7122, the window TTCGTCAAGTAATTGCCATCAACTCTACTAATGATATGGTGCGGTTATTATTAGGCGATATTTTAAACCACAAAGGCGAAATTGATCAAGCCAAAGAATTATTCAGCGAAGTAATTATTCTTAATCCTAAAAATCCCAATGCTTACCTCCGCTTGGCCAATATTTTGCTACTCCAAAAAAATGAAGCAGAAGCAATAAATAACCTCAAACAAGCCAAAGATTTATTCCAAAAACAGCGTCAACCCCAAAAAGTAGAAACAATAGAGAAAATTCTCCAAGATATCACAGGTGAAAGGGAATAGGGGAAAAATTCAGAGGGAACAGAAAAAACTTATGTTTAAAAACATGAGATTGAAATAATAACACTGTTTTTTTGACAATACCTTGTCCAAATTGGAAAAAACCTTGATTTGTAGGTTGGGTTGAAGCATGAAACCCAACAAATGCGTTGGGTTGCGCTGTCGCTTAACCCAACCTACCGAAAATGGACAAGGTATTGTTTGACTGAGATTTAAACTCAAAACTAAAGTTTCTTATCTGTTCACTATTCCCTGTTCCCTTTTTTGTAACCAATGACCAATAATAAAGTTTACCTTGTGGGTGCTGGACCAGGAGATTTGGCATATTTAACTGTCAAAGCTTATCGTCTTTTGGCATCTGCCCAAGTCTTAGTTTATGATGCTTTAGTAGATGCTCAATTGTTAGATTGTGTCCCACATGATTGTCTAAAATTAGATGTTGGTAAACGTGGTGGTAAACCCAGCACTCCCCAAACTGAAATTAACAATTTACTAGTTAAGCATTGTCAAGAAGGTAAACAAGTTATTCGGCTAAAATCAGGAGATCCTTTTATTTTTGGCCGTTGTATTTCTGAAATAGAAGCTTTAAAATCTGCTGGTTGTGAATTTGAAGTGATACCAGGAATTTCTTCAGCTTTAGCAGCACCTTTACTTGCAGGAATTCCTCTAACAGATAATGTTCTCAGTCGTTGTTTTGCGGTATTGACAGCACATGAACCAGACGTTTTAGACTGGGAAGCACTATCAAGATTAGAAACTTTGGTAATTTTGATGGGGGGGAAAAATTTAGCAGAAATCGTTTATCAACTGCTACGCCATAACCTATCGCATTCCACACCAATTGCTATTATTCGGTGGGCAGGAACTCCTAGTCAAGAAATCTGCATAGGTGAATTAGGCAATATTTTGGAACAAACTGCGGGTTTATCTCTCTCTCCAGCAGTAATTGTTATTGGTGAAGTTGTCCGGTTACGTCAATATTTGTAGTATAATTACTTATCGAGGGCAGGAGTTAGGAGGCAGGAAGGAAAATGACCCCTAACGTCAGATACGACCAAAAGGAGCATATTTAAATTCAGTCGATATCTATTTGATCATCGCTCTTCCCATTACTAACTGCAACAAATATGATTAAGTATATCTTTTACGGCCAGCAAAGCTCACAAACGAACATGATATAACCTGAGCAAGAATATCTTCATAAAATAGCCAAAACTCTCGTATTTTTCCTATGTCAAGCACTCTTCCTCTTTCAGGTAAAACCATTCTAGTCACACGTTCAGTTGGACAGTCAAGCCAATTTAGCGATCGCTTGTCGGCAGCAGGTGCTACAGTCATTGAAATGCCAGCTTTAGAAATTGGCCCTCCTTCCAGCTGGAAAGCTTTAGATCAGGCAATTATTAATTTATCAACTTTTGACTGGTTAATTCTCACTTCTAGCAACGCTGTAGACTACTTTTTTCAAAGACTTCACACCCAAGGTAAAGATAAAAGTAATTTAAAAAAGATTAAAATTGCCGTTGTTGGTGAAAAAACAGCCCAAAGTCTTAAAAAACACAGTATTCGTCCTAATTTTATTCCTCCTCACTTTATCGCTGACTCCTTAGTAACCAACTTTCCTGAAAACTTAGCAGGTAAAAAGATTTTATTTCCTAGAGTCGAAACCGGGGGTAGAGAAGTTTTAGTTAAAGAATTAACCGCTAAAGGTGCAGAAGTTATAGAAGTTCCCGCTTATGAATCTTGTTGTCCCCAGAATATTCCCCCAGCAGCAGAATTAGCTTTACAAAATCATACCCTAGATGTAATTACCTTTGCTAGCTCCAAGACTGTGCAGTTTTTCTATCTATTAGCAACTAGTAAATTAACAAATGGAGTGACACATTATTTCGACAAAATTTGTATTGCTTCTATTGGCCCCCAAACTTCTAAAATCTGCTCTGATTTATTCGGACGTGTTGATATTGAAGCTGAGGAATATACTGTAGATGGTTTAATAAAAGCAATTATAAAATGGTCTAAAGGGTGATTGGGGGCTGGGTAATAGTTTTTCTAATTACCAATTACTAATGAAAAAACATTTAATCGGTTTAACTGGTGGTATAGCTACGGGGAAAAGTACAGTGGCTAATTATTTAGTTACTGCTTATAATTTACCAATGTTAGATGCAGATGTTTATGCTAGAGATGCAGTATCTGTTGGTTCACCTATTATTACACAAATTTCCCAACGTTACGGCAAACAAATTTTGCTACCAGATGGTAATTTAAATCGTTCTCAGTTGGGAGAAATTATTTTTAACCAGCCAGAAGAACGCCATTGGGTAGAAAATTTAATTCATCCTTATGTGAGGAATTGTTTTACTCAAGCTATTAATGAATTATCTGCAAATACTTTAATTTTAGTTATTCCTCTTTTATTTGAAGCTGGTTTAGAGAATTTAGTTGGTGAAATTTGGGTTGTATCTTGTTCACCACAACAGCAACAGCAAAGATTAATTCAGCGTAATAATTTAACTAATGAACAAGCAGTAGCTAGAATTAGTAGTCAATTATCTATTGCTGAAAAAGTAGCACGTGCTGATGTAGTTTTAGATAATTCCTCTACTTTAGAATCACTCTTACAACAAATAGATTTGGTGATGAAAAGGGTTGATACCAACTTGATATGAAAATGAAAATTGCAGTGTAAAATTTAGGCAAAAAAATCTTATAAACTTTAATCTGTATAGGAAATGATGCAGAATTTTTAATATTATTGCAAAATATTGTCTCCTTTTCCTGTTAAGATTTCCCTCTTATCGACTGGCAATTTAGTATAACAAGTACCGTAGAGCCATTGATATTTATCAAGATGTTAATTTTGAGGATCAAGAATAATCAAACACGAATCATTAAATCTCAAGAAATGGGGACTCGATTAAATAAAACCCAATAAAATTCAAGCTGCTGGACTGCTTGGTTAAATTGTTCAAAATCTACAGGTTTGACGATATAGCTATTCGCTCCCAGTTGGTAACTTTCTATTACATCTCTATCTTCGTCAGAAGAAGTCAAGACAACAACGGGAATCGTTTGAGTGCGAGGGTCAGATTTAAGTTGCCGTAAAACTTCCAATCCACTCACTTTTGGTAGTTTCAAATCTAGGAAAATAACTTTGGGTTGATTTGTGATGATACGGTGAGCATAGTTGCTGCGACAAAAGAAAAAATCGAGGGCTTCTGCTCCATCTGGAAGCCATTGGGTGTGACTTCCAATTCTGCTGCGACGTAAAGCCCGCATAGCTAGTTCGGCATCAGCAGGATTATCTTCAATTAACACAATAGATATCGGTTGTTGGAAAGATGTATCAGTGGGCTGATCAATGAGTCGGTCAGTCATTATATTATGGCAGGGAACAAGATTAGAGAATTGAAAACAGATTTATAGGAAAATGGAAAGCAGAGGAATAGAGAGGAAAATTCATACTCAGTACTCAGTACTCGGAAGGGTGAAATAAAAGGTTGCACCTTGATCGACTGCTGCTTCGACCCAAATGTGGCCACCGTGACGTTGAATAATGCGTTGGACGATCGCTAGTCCAATACCTGTACCTTCAAAATCTTGTTCACGGTGCAGACGTTGGAATACTCCAAAAAGATTGTCGGCATACTGCATATCAAACCCTGATCCATTATCTCTGATTAAGTACACTCCTTCGCCATCCATCACTTCATAACCCACTTCGATATGAGCAATGGATTTGTAACTGGTGTACTTAATGGCATTGGATAACAAGTTAATCCAGACTTGGGTGAGGAGGGAAAGGTCAGCTTGACAGTTGGGTAAATCTGCGATCGCAAATTCAATCTCACGACCAGACCATTCTGGCGCTAAATCACTTAACACCTGTTGAATCAACTCATTGACTAACACTGGCTGTTTGGACATTTCCTTCCGATCCAAACGGGATAAATTCAACAAATCATCAATCAACTGACCCATGCGTTTGGCGTTATCCCGGACAACTTTTAAGTAACGATTACCTTCTGCATCCAGTTGTTCACCGTAGTCTTCTTGGATCATTCTCGAAAAGCCATCAATTGCTCTTAAAGGCGCTCGTAAGTCATGGGAAATTGAATAAGAAAACGATTCCAAAGCTTTATTAACAGCCTGTAATTGGGCAGTTCTTTGAGTCACCCTTTCTTCTAATTCTGCATTGAGTTGACAGACAGATTGATTCAATTTTTCCTGCTGCTGTAATAACCGGGCATTATCAATGGAAATAGCTGCCTGAGTCGAAAGCAGATTGATGATTTCAATCCGTTCTGGGGTAAATGCATTAGTGGTGAGATTATTTTCTAAAAGAACAATTCCTGTAAATTTTCCTTGATTCAATAAAGGTGTACATAGAATTGATTTGGATTGGTGGTAGATAATCCAGGGTTCAGATTGAAAGTTACCTTCTTGAATAGCGTGACCAAGGACGATGCTTTCCTGGGTACGAACCACATAATTAATCAAGGATGTTGGTAAACAAGGGATGTTGTCTGGGTGTATTAGCTCAACTTTCCCATTGTCAATTGAACTAATCGCTTCAATTCGCCATTCATCTTGGGTTTGTAAAATCAAATAACCTGTTTGCGCTCCCGCATTTTCAATCAGAATAGTCATCAGTTTTCCCAGAAGTTGATCTAAAAGAACTTCAGTGGAGTAGGCGCTGCCAGTCGCAGAGATTGCTTGGGAAGCTTTCAACACCGTTTCTAGGTCAAGTGCTGCTAATTTGGTAGAAGAAGATTCTGTAGTATTAAATCTGTGGGTTTCGGTTGGTTCTGATTGCAGTTCTAGTAGTTGGGGATAGCGCCTTTGCATATCTCTCACTTTCGCCGTTGCTCCCCACCTTAAATAACCATACCTGGCATCTTGCAGATATATTGTAGCGATGGTAATCAAATCTTGTTCCAGATAAAACCTAGCTGCCAGTTCGTTGGCCAGAGCTTCTTCTTGTAAGTATTGGTTTTTCTTAGCCAAACTAATAGCGCGATCATAGGCTTTCATGGCTTTTTTAAATCGACCTAAAACTCGATACCTTTCAGCCTCAACAAGATACCATTTGTGCTGGTAATTCATTGGGGCATGATGCGCCCAATGTTGCATTTTGGCTTGATTTTCTGCTACCTGCTGAAGCAACTCAGACCGTTGCTGAGGATCTGCATTTGCATACACTGCCAATCGAGAGAGAGAATCGTAGAACTTAAAGATAGCAACCAAAGCTGCTCCGGTCATAGCAGGTAAATACTCTTGTGCGATGACAGCATTAGCGTAGGCGCTGCCCGTTGCAGACATCGCCTGATTGGTATTATCAAATAAGTAACAAAGAAATAATTTATTTAGGTAGAAATAGAACAAACCTCCGTGAAAATTGGTTTGTTGCATTTGGGGTAGCCGAATTGTTTCATCATAAGCTTGACCCGATAAAATACCAGGATTAGGAACTTCCTGAATCAAGTTCAAAACAGTTTGCCAGCAAATCTCTACAAAATGAATACCGGCTGAGTGCTTAATTTTTTTAACTGCCTGGTGATAATGATTCAGTTGTAGTTGTAGCTCATCCAAGGGTTGACCGACTGCAAATGAATAAGCACAAAAATGCATAGCAGCATAGCCAGCAAACTCTAAATCACCCTGATCAATACCAACCTGATAACAATTTTGGTGTGACTGCAAACTTTCTCGGAGGTGTGTTTTCCAAACATTAATTTGGTTACTGACCGCGAATAGGGTTCTGGCCTGAATGGGTTTAGCATCTAGGTGATGAAGCAGACTTAACGCCAGTTGTCCAAATTGATATCCTGCTTCAATTTCAAATACAACTCCACAGAGAATAATTCCATAAGCAGCATAGGCAAAGGGCGCTAACATCATGTTTCCGTACTCAACCAGCAAATCTACCATCTTGAGAACAATCAGCAGAAATAAAGGCGGGACTGCTAAAAAAGCTGATGCACATATACTGGTTAAAAGCTGCATTGCTGCCAGCACCTCTGGCTCAGACATTATGGGCAGGTCAATCAAATTTTCAATGGGTCTGTTTGCCAATTTTGAGGCAGTTGCGGAGAGGGCTGGCTGAATATGCTCAGAAGTTGGTTGCATGGGGAGGTGAACCCCTAATTGTTTTAGTAACTGTAAACTAATCTGAATCGCCTCTAGCAGTTGATTTTGGGCAACATAAGTCTGAATTTTGACATCGTAGACTTTTAAGCTGGCTAGTAAGGTTTTTGCATGGTCAACTACCTGTTGAAATAGTGGTTCTACTTGCTCGAAGTTACCGCTCAGATAGGCTGCTTCTGCCGTTGCACTATATAGAGTTAGGGTAAAGTCATAGTTAGTTTGCCAGCTATCTGTGGTCAGCAGATCCAAGGCGGTTTGCAAGTATGTAAAAGCAGCATCATAAGCTGTAGATGTCTTGGCTTTTTCTCCTGCTATTAAGTTTAACTGGGACAAGTTCTTTTGTTCGGATTGAGTTTTGATGAGTTTTTGACCCTGGTTCAGTTGGTTGGTGATATCAAAAATCTTGTGTTGTAACTGTTCTGGGGAAGTCTTTTGCCACAAACACTGTCCTACTTGCCAATGGATCATTTGGCGATCGCTCTCCGGGATGAGAGAATAAGCTGCTTGCTGAATGCGATCATGAACGAATTTATATTCAATGGCAGGGCTATTGCTGGGAAGTGGCACTTTTAACTCAACGGATTTGTAAGCATTGCTGAGGGGCAAAATCAATCCTTGTGCGATCGCATCTCCTAATTTCTGGGCAGTTTTTTGTAGAGATAGTTCTGCTGTCACTGCCAAGGTTTCTAAATCGAACCGGTTGCCAATACAGGCTGATAACTGTAACAATCGCTGTGTCTGCAAACTGAGTTTTTGAATCTTCAGTACCAGTAAATCTACAACATTATCAGTAATTCCCCGTTCCTGAATTTGCTCAATTGACCATTGCCAATTACCCTTTTGACGATCAAATTCCAGCAGCTTTTCAGCATACAGGGATTTCAAAAACTCATTTATAAAAAAGGGATTACCGTTGGTTTTTGCTTGCACCAGTTCAGCTAAAGGTAAAACATCTTCTGGTTGACAGCGTAATGTATTAGCAATCAACTGGTTAATAGCGGGCAATTGCAAAGGATCAAGGAACAGTTGGTTTACCACCCCATTTTCCTGCTGAATTTCTGCCACCATGCGGATGAGAGGATGGGAAGCATTTACTTCATGATCCCGATATGCCCCAATTAATAACAAAGATTGCTCAACTGTTGCTGTTGTCAGCATTTGCAGTAGTTTCAAAGAGGCAGTATCTGCCCATTGCAGATCATCCAAAAAAATCACCAGGGGATATTGTGATTGAGTAAAGACACAGATAAATTTTTGGAAAACTTGATGAAAGCGATTTTGGGCTTCTGCTGGTAGCAAAGTAGGTACATCTGGTTGATTACCAATAATTAGTTCTAATGCTGGAATTACCTGGGTAATCACACGACTGTTAGATCCCAAAGCTGCCAAGAGTTTTTCTCGCCAGTTAATTAGCTGTAATTCGCTCTCAGTCAGTAATTGCTTAATCAGTGAGTTAAAAGCTTGTGCGATCGCAAAGTAAGGGATATTGCGTTGATACTGCTCGAATTTACCCGCAATAAAATAACCTCTGCTGCGTGTAATAGTTTTATAAATTTCCTGTACAAATGCTGATTTACCAATACCAGAGTAGCCAGCAATCAACAACATTTCTATAGCATTAATTTGACTTGACTTCTGAATTCCTGTGACTCTAGCAAATGCAGCTAACAACATCTCCACGTCTCTTTCTCTACCATAAAGTTTTTCAGGAATATGAAAATTATCAGAAATATCATGTTGCGCTAAAATAAAAGACTCAACTCTTTTTGTTTGTTGTAGCTGGATCAGACACTGTTCCAAATCAGTCTTAATACCCCAGGCACTTTGATAGCGATCTTCTGCTGTTTTCGCTAACAGTTTTAGAACAAGTTCTGAAACTACAACTGGTATTTCTGGATTGATTAAATGAGGTGGCACAGGTTCTAAAGCCAGGTGATAATGAATTAACTCCAACGCATCGCTAGTTACAAATGGTAATCCATGAGTCAACAATTGGTAAAAGGTAGCACCCAAAGAGTAAAAATCAGTTCTATAATCCAGAGAACGGTTCATCCTGCCCGTTTGTTCTGGAGATATGTAAGCTAAAGTTCCTTCCAATGTAGTAGGATTTTTGATAGTTAATGTTTCCCGTGGCAGGGCAGTGGCAATACCAAAATCAATAATTTTAATTTGATTTGTTTCTAAATTTAAAACAATATTGGCTGGATTAATATCTTTATGAATGATATTCGCGGTATGAATTTCACCTAAAATTTTAGTTATTTGAATTGCTAAATGGAGAAAATCAGTTAATGTAAACTTTCTTTTGGCTAAAATCTTTTCTAAAGATTCACCTCCAAAATCCTCTACAATAATCACAAAAGTACTTTGTAATTGTTGTAAATCATAAGCTTTAATAACACCAGATATTGTCAACCCATGCATAATTTCATATTCGAGTTTATAACGTGTAATTTCCTCTGGTGTGGGATAGTCTTTCTTCAATATTTTGAAGATTACAGGTAAATTATCTAATTCCCTAATTCCCCGATAAACCTGTGAATTGTTACTTTCATGAATTTTTGTATGAATTTGATAACTAGGAATTTTCAACATGGTTCAACCACCTTCAATTAGTAAAATCAGGCAAAAAGTCCGGTTAACTCGCAAACTCGATTCTATATCTATAATAGTTGCACTCTTAATTAACAGGCTAAGGGAACACCAGAAAATAAATTATCCAATCTTGTGGGATGGGCTTCTAGGCCTACCTCACAATAATTAATTGAATATTTTTTTATTTGGAAGTGCCTAATTTATAGCATTGTCAAATTCAATAAGAATTTAAGAAGACAGGAAAATGTGAGCATATTAAAGTTTAGCAAGGAGACTGTAAGGCATGAGTGAAGACTTAAATATCCTAATTATTGAAGATTCAGAAGTTGATGCTATGTTAGT includes:
- a CDS encoding tetratricopeptide repeat protein encodes the protein MLENSPVSNIFAISLVIVSIGTLIYFALRTLITSNLFQKGIKLFQAKDYEGAEAAFRQVIAINSTNDMVRLLLGDILNHKGEIDQAKELFSEVIILNPKNPNAYLRLANILLLQKNEAEAINNLKQAKDLFQKQRQPQKVETIEKILQDITGERE
- the cobA gene encoding uroporphyrinogen-III C-methyltransferase, whose translation is MTNNKVYLVGAGPGDLAYLTVKAYRLLASAQVLVYDALVDAQLLDCVPHDCLKLDVGKRGGKPSTPQTEINNLLVKHCQEGKQVIRLKSGDPFIFGRCISEIEALKSAGCEFEVIPGISSALAAPLLAGIPLTDNVLSRCFAVLTAHEPDVLDWEALSRLETLVILMGGKNLAEIVYQLLRHNLSHSTPIAIIRWAGTPSQEICIGELGNILEQTAGLSLSPAVIVIGEVVRLRQYL
- a CDS encoding uroporphyrinogen-III synthase — encoded protein: MSSTLPLSGKTILVTRSVGQSSQFSDRLSAAGATVIEMPALEIGPPSSWKALDQAIINLSTFDWLILTSSNAVDYFFQRLHTQGKDKSNLKKIKIAVVGEKTAQSLKKHSIRPNFIPPHFIADSLVTNFPENLAGKKILFPRVETGGREVLVKELTAKGAEVIEVPAYESCCPQNIPPAAELALQNHTLDVITFASSKTVQFFYLLATSKLTNGVTHYFDKICIASIGPQTSKICSDLFGRVDIEAEEYTVDGLIKAIIKWSKG
- the coaE gene encoding dephospho-CoA kinase (Dephospho-CoA kinase (CoaE) performs the final step in coenzyme A biosynthesis.) yields the protein MKKHLIGLTGGIATGKSTVANYLVTAYNLPMLDADVYARDAVSVGSPIITQISQRYGKQILLPDGNLNRSQLGEIIFNQPEERHWVENLIHPYVRNCFTQAINELSANTLILVIPLLFEAGLENLVGEIWVVSCSPQQQQQRLIQRNNLTNEQAVARISSQLSIAEKVARADVVLDNSSTLESLLQQIDLVMKRVDTNLI
- a CDS encoding response regulator, whose protein sequence is MTDRLIDQPTDTSFQQPISIVLIEDNPADAELAMRALRRSRIGSHTQWLPDGAEALDFFFCRSNYAHRIITNQPKVIFLDLKLPKVSGLEVLRQLKSDPRTQTIPVVVLTSSDEDRDVIESYQLGANSYIVKPVDFEQFNQAVQQLEFYWVLFNRVPIS
- a CDS encoding AAA family ATPase, coding for MLKIPSYQIHTKIHESNNSQVYRGIRELDNLPVIFKILKKDYPTPEEITRYKLEYEIMHGLTISGVIKAYDLQQLQSTFVIIVEDFGGESLEKILAKRKFTLTDFLHLAIQITKILGEIHTANIIHKDINPANIVLNLETNQIKIIDFGIATALPRETLTIKNPTTLEGTLAYISPEQTGRMNRSLDYRTDFYSLGATFYQLLTHGLPFVTSDALELIHYHLALEPVPPHLINPEIPVVVSELVLKLLAKTAEDRYQSAWGIKTDLEQCLIQLQQTKRVESFILAQHDISDNFHIPEKLYGRERDVEMLLAAFARVTGIQKSSQINAIEMLLIAGYSGIGKSAFVQEIYKTITRSRGYFIAGKFEQYQRNIPYFAIAQAFNSLIKQLLTESELQLINWREKLLAALGSNSRVITQVIPALELIIGNQPDVPTLLPAEAQNRFHQVFQKFICVFTQSQYPLVIFLDDLQWADTASLKLLQMLTTATVEQSLLLIGAYRDHEVNASHPLIRMVAEIQQENGVVNQLFLDPLQLPAINQLIANTLRCQPEDVLPLAELVQAKTNGNPFFINEFLKSLYAEKLLEFDRQKGNWQWSIEQIQERGITDNVVDLLVLKIQKLSLQTQRLLQLSACIGNRFDLETLAVTAELSLQKTAQKLGDAIAQGLILPLSNAYKSVELKVPLPSNSPAIEYKFVHDRIQQAAYSLIPESDRQMIHWQVGQCLWQKTSPEQLQHKIFDITNQLNQGQKLIKTQSEQKNLSQLNLIAGEKAKTSTAYDAAFTYLQTALDLLTTDSWQTNYDFTLTLYSATAEAAYLSGNFEQVEPLFQQVVDHAKTLLASLKVYDVKIQTYVAQNQLLEAIQISLQLLKQLGVHLPMQPTSEHIQPALSATASKLANRPIENLIDLPIMSEPEVLAAMQLLTSICASAFLAVPPLFLLIVLKMVDLLVEYGNMMLAPFAYAAYGIILCGVVFEIEAGYQFGQLALSLLHHLDAKPIQARTLFAVSNQINVWKTHLRESLQSHQNCYQVGIDQGDLEFAGYAAMHFCAYSFAVGQPLDELQLQLNHYHQAVKKIKHSAGIHFVEICWQTVLNLIQEVPNPGILSGQAYDETIRLPQMQQTNFHGGLFYFYLNKLFLCYLFDNTNQAMSATGSAYANAVIAQEYLPAMTGAALVAIFKFYDSLSRLAVYANADPQQRSELLQQVAENQAKMQHWAHHAPMNYQHKWYLVEAERYRVLGRFKKAMKAYDRAISLAKKNQYLQEEALANELAARFYLEQDLITIATIYLQDARYGYLRWGATAKVRDMQRRYPQLLELQSEPTETHRFNTTESSSTKLAALDLETVLKASQAISATGSAYSTEVLLDQLLGKLMTILIENAGAQTGYLILQTQDEWRIEAISSIDNGKVELIHPDNIPCLPTSLINYVVRTQESIVLGHAIQEGNFQSEPWIIYHQSKSILCTPLLNQGKFTGIVLLENNLTTNAFTPERIEIINLLSTQAAISIDNARLLQQQEKLNQSVCQLNAELEERVTQRTAQLQAVNKALESFSYSISHDLRAPLRAIDGFSRMIQEDYGEQLDAEGNRYLKVVRDNAKRMGQLIDDLLNLSRLDRKEMSKQPVLVNELIQQVLSDLAPEWSGREIEFAIADLPNCQADLSLLTQVWINLLSNAIKYTSYKSIAHIEVGYEVMDGEGVYLIRDNGSGFDMQYADNLFGVFQRLHREQDFEGTGIGLAIVQRIIQRHGGHIWVEAAVDQGATFYFTLPSTEY